GCATGCAGGCATGAGTAGCGATAATTAATGTGAGAATCATTAACGCCGTAAACCCAAGGTTTCCTACGCGATGCTCGTCATCGTAGGGTTAGTCGGGTCCTAAGCCGAGTCCGAAAGGGGTAGGTGATGGCAAATTGGTTAATATTCCAATACCAACATTAGTGTGCGATGGAAGGACGCTTAGGGCTAAGCAAGCTAGCGGATGGAAGTGCTAGTCTAAGGATGTAGGAGCTTATATAGGCAAATCCGTATAAGAATACTCCGAGATCTTAAAGGCTCTTTGAAGTCTTCGGATGGATAGGAGAATTGCTGATGCCGTCGAGCCAAGAAAAGTTTCTAAGTTTAGCTAATGTTGCCCGTACCGTAAACCGACACAGGTGGGTGGGATGAGTATTCTAAGGCGCGTGGAAGAACTCTCTTTAAGGAACTCTGCAAAATAGCACCGTATCTTCGGTATAAGGTGTGGTTCGCTTTGTATTAGAATTTACTTCGAAAGCAAAGAAACTTACAACAAAGAGTCCCTCCCGACTGTTTACCAAAAACACAGCACTCTGCTAACTCGTAAGAGGATGTATAGGGTGTGACGCCTGCCCGGTGCTCGAAGGTTAATTGATGGGGTTAGCATTAGCGAAGCTCTTGATCGAAGCCCGAGTAAACGGCGGCCGTAACTATAACGGTCCTAAGGTAGCGAAATTCCTTGTCGGTTAAATACCGACCTGCATGAATGGCGTAACGAGATGGGAGCTGTCTCAAAGAGGGATCCAGTGAAATTGTAGTGGAGGTGAAAATTCCTCCTACCCGCGGCAAGACGGAAAGACCCCGTGGACCTTTACTACAGCTTGACACTGCTATTTGGATAAGAATGTGCAGGATAGGTGGGAGGCTTTGAGTAATAGACGCCAGTTTATTATGAGCCATTGTTGAGATACCACTCTTTCTTATTTGGGTAGCTAACTAGCTTGAGTTATCCTCAAGTAGGACAATGTCTGGTGGGTAGTTTGACTGGGGCGGTCGCCTCCCAAATAATAACGGAGGCTTACAAAGGTTGGCTCAGAACGGTTGGAAATCGTTCGTAGAGTATAAAGGTATAAGCCAGCTTAACTGCAAGACATACAAGTCAAGCAGAGACGAAAGTCGGTCTTAGTGATCCGGTGGTTCTGTGTGGAAGGGCCATCGCTCAAAGGATAAAAGGTACCCCGGGGATAACAGGCTGATCTCCCCCAAGAGCTCACATCGACGGGGAGGTTTGGCACCTCGATGTCGGCTCATCGCATCCTGGGGCTGGAGCAGGTCCCAAGGGTATGGCTGTTCGCCATTTAAAGCGGTACGCGAGCTGGGTTCAGAACGTCGTGAGACAGTTCGGTCCCTATCTGCCGTGGGCGTAAGAAGATTGAAGAGATTTGACCCTAGTACGAGAGGACCGGGTTGAACAAACCACTGGTGTAGCTGTTGTTCTGCCAAGAGCATCGCAGCGTAGCTAAGTTTGGAAAGGATAAACGCTGAAAGCATCTAAGCGTGAAGCCAACTCTAAGATGAATCTTCTCTAAGCTCTCTAGAAGACTACTAGTTTGATAGGCTGGGTGTGTAATGGATGAAAGTCTTTTAGCTGACCAGTACTAATAGAGCGTTTGGCTTATCTTTTTTTATAAGCATCACTTCCTTGTTAAGGTTTTTAAAATCTTAAAAGGTAAAAAAGTTTTTTAAACTTGCTCTTAACATTGTTTTTTAAGTATTCTTAATAAAGAATATTTAAATAACAATGTCCGTGATTATACAGATGTGGAGACGCCTTGTCCCATCCCGAACCAAGAAGCTAAGCACATCGTGGGTGATGATACTACGCCTTACTGGCAGGGGGAAAGTAGCTCATTGCGGACTTGTTAATTCTTATTATTCTTACTTTATATATAATCCTATGTTTATTTTTATTGTTAGTTATTAAAATTATTTAGTTATTTATTGGTTTAACTTTTAAATTAGTTTATTTTTTAATTGATTGTTTTATTTTTTTAAATTTTTATGGTTTTTAATTTATTCTGTTTTTTATTTTTTTAGTTTTATTATTTTATTTCTTCTGGTTGTTTTAATTTTTCGGTTTTAAAATACTTATAATAAATTTGCTAAATTTGGTTTTTATTTTTTAGTTGGGATGATTTTTAGGTTTTATTATTTTATTTTTTTATTTAATTATATTATTTTTTAGTTTTTTTAATTTATTTTATTCTTTATTTTTTATGGATTGTGTTGAGAGATTTTTATAGTTTATTTAATAAAAAGCTAGCTTAGAGTATTTAGCTAGCAATATTATGTTTGTGTATGATTTATGGTGTGATAGTGTGTATATCTTTAAGATATTCAAAATGCTTAAGTTTAATGTATTTTTCTTTATTTCCTATTATAAAAATAGCTATTTTTTAGTGTTAGATTTAGTTTTAGGTTTTTATTGTTTAGCTTGTAAAATAAATTATTTTAGTGTTAGAGTGGATAAAGTATTGGTATAGAGATTTATTTTTTACAAAAGAGTGTTTGTAAGTGAGTTTGAGTGAGAAATAGTTTTTAGTTTAATCTTATGGGTTTAGATTGTTTGTTTTAGGTATGGTTGGGTTGGGGTGATGAGGATAATTAATTAAAAGATGTGATTTGGATTTGGTATAATTTTATGATGATTTTAGACAGATTGATTGAGAAATTAAAATACAATAATGTTTTTTTAACCGGTGGAGCAGGTGTTGGAAAATCTTTTTTAACTATGGAGCTTATTAAGGCGTATAGGCAGCAAGGAAAAATAGTTATCGTTTTGGGTTCTAGTGCTATTAGTGCTTTTAATATAGGCGGTGTAACCTTGCATAGTTTTTTTGCTTTTAAAAGATGTAAAAATTACGATGAATTATATTATGAAGATAGAAAACAAAAGGATAAATTAGAAAAACTAAAACGAATTTTAAAACAATGTGATTTGTTAGTTATTGATGAAATTTCTATGGTTAGTGCTTCTTTAATGGAAATGATTTATTATAGGCTTATAAGATCTGAATTTAATGGAAAAATTTTATTGGTAGGTGATTTTTTTCAACTTCCTCCAGTTGTAGATTTTAACACTCAAATAAATAATTTATTTCAAGCTAGTTTATATGCGTTTTCATCTCAGGCTTGGAAAGATTTTAATTTTACAAATGTAATGCTTACATTAGCTAAAAGAACAAGTGATAGACAATTTTATGATTATTTATTTTACTTGAGAATGGGTATTCTTAAACAAGAAACACTTGATTTTTTTAAAAAAATGCTTATCAAAAAAGAAAATTTACTTGAATATACAAATACATATACCTTGTTATGTTCTACTAATAAAAAAACAAACCAAGTTAATGAAAAAAAATTAAATTTATTAGAAGGAAAGGAATATGTTTTTAATTCAAAAAGTGAAAAATTAGATGTGTTATTGGATGATAAAATTTATCATCAATGGATTAATAGTTTAAATTCTTTAGAAGTGTTAAAATTAAAAATAGGAGCTAAAATAATTTTTTGCGTTAATAATAAAGAAGAAAATTATTATAATGGAGAACAAGGAGTTGTAATTGATTTTATTTATGAAGATGAAAAAGAGTATATTTTAATCGAGAAAAATAATGGCGAGCGATTGAGAATTAAACCTTATGAATATACTTTTGAAGAGTATGAAATAAATGATGATAAAATAGAGGTGAAAATAAGAGCAAAATTTATACAATTTCCTATAAAACTAGCATACGCAATTACTATACACAAATCTCAAGGAATGAGTATAGATTATTTAATATGTGATATTGATGGAATTTTTGAAAAAGGACAATTATATGTTTGCTTATCAAGAGCTGTTAATCCTTGCAATTTAAAAATTGTATATAATTACAAAATACCTTTTGAAGATTATTTTTTAAAAATTTTAAAAATAGACAAAGAAGTTAGACAATTTTATATGGAAGAAAAATTTATAAATTTAGAAGATAATGAGGAGATGTAACGATGAAATGGCTTGTGTTTTTATTTTTTTTACAATTTAGTGTTTTAGCTAATTCTTTGAGTATTGAAGATTTTAGAACAGATTTATATTCTAAAATAGGAAATAATACTTTAAAAAAAATAGAAATAACATTAGAATTTGAAGGTGATAATTTAGATGAAATAAAAATTATTGATGCTTTAAATACAATAATTTCAAGCTATTTTTATGAAGATTTATTTACAGAAATTGGAAAAAATAATTTCAAAGAAACTTTACTTAAATTTAGTAATAAAAAATACAAAACTCATATAAAAAATATTTATATTTTAAAAATCAATTCTATACAAGAATTTGACTTAGAAGAATTAAAACGCTTTTTAAAGGATATGGATAAAACAGATATTAAAGAGAAGGTGGTGTCTAAAAAAATAGAAAATACTAAAAATATTCTTGAAAACAAAGAGCATAATATAAGTAAAAATGAAGATGCTAATATAAGCACAGAAATTATCAAGCAAGATATAAATAGTTCAAATATACAAGATGTTAACACGAGCAAAGAAGCGATGGATATAATTTTAAAAACTATGGAAAATACGCAAATGCAAATGCTAGCACCAAGTAAGGATCAAGATTTGTTCAAAGAGTTGCCATATTAATCATTGAACAATATCAAAATTTGCAGGAATTTTTGGGCTAAATAAATTTTCATTTATATTTTGATCAAATTTTTGATTAAAAAAGAATATAGTAATGAGATTATTAAGTTCATCACTATAAGAAATACTTTCTAATGAATCATCATTTTTTAGTTTAATTTTATATGTGGTATTTTCATAGTGAGCTTCATAAGTGTTCGATGATAGTTTTTT
The genomic region above belongs to Campylobacter peloridis LMG 23910 and contains:
- a CDS encoding ATP-dependent DNA helicase; the protein is MLDRLIEKLKYNNVFLTGGAGVGKSFLTMELIKAYRQQGKIVIVLGSSAISAFNIGGVTLHSFFAFKRCKNYDELYYEDRKQKDKLEKLKRILKQCDLLVIDEISMVSASLMEMIYYRLIRSEFNGKILLVGDFFQLPPVVDFNTQINNLFQASLYAFSSQAWKDFNFTNVMLTLAKRTSDRQFYDYLFYLRMGILKQETLDFFKKMLIKKENLLEYTNTYTLLCSTNKKTNQVNEKKLNLLEGKEYVFNSKSEKLDVLLDDKIYHQWINSLNSLEVLKLKIGAKIIFCVNNKEENYYNGEQGVVIDFIYEDEKEYILIEKNNGERLRIKPYEYTFEEYEINDDKIEVKIRAKFIQFPIKLAYAITIHKSQGMSIDYLICDIDGIFEKGQLYVCLSRAVNPCNLKIVYNYKIPFEDYFLKILKIDKEVRQFYMEEKFINLEDNEEM
- a CDS encoding flagellar basal body-associated FliL family protein — its product is MKWLVFLFFLQFSVLANSLSIEDFRTDLYSKIGNNTLKKIEITLEFEGDNLDEIKIIDALNTIISSYFYEDLFTEIGKNNFKETLLKFSNKKYKTHIKNIYILKINSIQEFDLEELKRFLKDMDKTDIKEKVVSKKIENTKNILENKEHNISKNEDANISTEIIKQDINSSNIQDVNTSKEAMDIILKTMENTQMQMLAPSKDQDLFKELPY